One Candidatus Brocadia sp. DNA window includes the following coding sequences:
- the amt gene encoding ammonium transporter: MESIQININHIWLMAAACMVFFMQLGFTSYEAGFAQSKNAISVSIRNLMVTVIASLVFYTFGFGFMFGKSHMGWIGLDHFFAMGVMAHQGNLAFSFFFFQLVFAATAATILTGAIAERSNIISNILGIIFVTGIIYPVFGHWAWGNLFCPGQSGWLGRLGFIDFAGSTVVHSIGGWFALAGAVVVGPRIGKYNPDGSSNRMGLHNIPLATLGTFFLWFGWFGFNGGSLLRASAGIGLVITNTNLAPAASGVSALILNYLMERRLDAGKLFTAILAGLVAITAGSNRVSPDGAVYIGLIAGIVSIMAQDFIEKILKVDDPVAAIAVHGVGGVIGTLCVALFAEKSTLLAENGNRLYQFGIQAMGVGVAFLWSFGLGMLFFWCLKKIVGVRVSPEEEKRGLNVAEYEDVASWLDFIRITRLQDLNIVLEKRVAERTEELQKANIALEKANRLKSEFLATMSHELRTPLNAIIGFAEVLRDEITGTLNEEQKEFVGDIHSSGQHLLNMINSILDLSKIEAGKLELQFEEFPVEEAIHEVLNTIVGFSDKKGISIRTYIHEDIPSLTADKMKFKQIMFNLLSNAIKFTPENGRITIKAKLINQHIQIAVSDTGIGIRPEDMDKLFEAFRQIDGSYARHYEGTGLGLALIKRLIESHGGKIWVKSTYGKGSTFTFTLPIKPPKNLS, from the coding sequence ATGGAAAGCATTCAAATAAACATCAATCACATCTGGCTTATGGCAGCGGCATGCATGGTATTCTTCATGCAACTCGGCTTCACCTCCTATGAAGCAGGCTTTGCACAATCCAAGAATGCCATTAGTGTTTCTATTAGAAACCTGATGGTTACTGTCATAGCTTCTTTGGTGTTTTATACCTTCGGATTTGGATTTATGTTTGGTAAAAGCCATATGGGGTGGATTGGGTTAGATCATTTCTTTGCCATGGGAGTAATGGCACATCAGGGCAATCTGGCTTTCAGTTTTTTCTTTTTCCAGTTGGTCTTTGCCGCTACTGCCGCTACCATATTGACAGGTGCCATAGCAGAACGTTCAAATATTATTTCTAATATCTTAGGTATTATATTTGTCACGGGCATAATCTATCCGGTTTTCGGTCATTGGGCATGGGGGAATCTCTTTTGTCCGGGGCAGTCCGGCTGGCTGGGAAGATTGGGGTTTATTGATTTTGCAGGTTCCACTGTGGTACATTCGATTGGTGGATGGTTCGCCCTGGCGGGTGCTGTGGTTGTGGGTCCAAGAATTGGTAAGTATAACCCTGATGGTTCTTCAAATCGAATGGGGTTACATAACATTCCCCTGGCTACACTGGGTACCTTCTTCCTTTGGTTTGGTTGGTTTGGCTTTAACGGCGGAAGTCTTCTAAGGGCTAGTGCGGGCATCGGTCTTGTCATTACCAATACAAACCTGGCACCGGCTGCCTCTGGGGTTTCGGCACTAATACTGAATTACTTGATGGAAAGGAGGCTGGATGCAGGAAAACTCTTTACAGCTATACTGGCTGGTCTGGTAGCTATAACGGCAGGCTCAAACAGGGTAAGTCCAGATGGTGCTGTTTATATTGGTTTAATTGCCGGTATCGTGTCAATCATGGCCCAGGACTTTATTGAAAAGATATTAAAGGTCGATGACCCTGTCGCAGCTATTGCAGTTCACGGAGTGGGTGGTGTTATTGGCACCCTCTGCGTTGCTCTCTTCGCAGAAAAATCAACCCTCCTGGCAGAAAACGGCAACCGATTGTACCAGTTCGGTATCCAGGCTATGGGCGTAGGGGTAGCCTTTCTATGGTCGTTTGGGCTGGGAATGCTTTTTTTCTGGTGTCTTAAGAAGATCGTAGGTGTTCGTGTAAGTCCGGAAGAAGAAAAGAGGGGGCTTAATGTTGCCGAATACGAAGACGTGGCTTCATGGCTTGATTTTATTCGTATAACAAGGCTTCAAGACTTGAATATCGTTCTGGAGAAAAGAGTTGCAGAAAGAACCGAAGAACTTCAAAAGGCGAATATTGCACTTGAAAAGGCCAACAGACTGAAATCAGAGTTTTTGGCGACAATGTCTCATGAGCTTCGAACCCCGCTGAATGCCATCATCGGTTTTGCCGAGGTTTTAAGGGACGAAATCACCGGAACCCTCAACGAAGAGCAAAAAGAATTTGTGGGCGATATCCATAGCAGTGGCCAACACCTGCTCAACATGATTAACAGCATCCTTGACCTTTCAAAGATTGAAGCGGGGAAATTAGAGCTTCAATTTGAAGAGTTTCCTGTAGAAGAGGCTATTCATGAAGTATTGAACACGATTGTGGGATTTTCTGATAAAAAAGGCATCAGTATACGCACCTATATCCACGAGGACATACCTTCTCTAACGGCAGATAAAATGAAATTTAAACAAATTATGTTTAATTTGTTATCCAATGCCATCAAGTTTACACCTGAAAATGGCAGAATTACCATCAAGGCAAAACTTATAAACCAACATATCCAGATTGCCGTAAGTGATACGGGTATTGGCATCAGGCCAGAAGACATGGACAAATTATTTGAGGCGTTTCGTCAAATAGATGGTTCATATGCGCGCCATTACGAAGGAACAGGCCTTGGCTTGGCACTTATAAAACGTCTAATCGAATCGCATGGGGGAAAGATATGGGTAAAAAGTACGTATGGGAAGGGAAGCACCTTTACCTTTACGTTACCCATAAAACCGCCAAAAAATCTTTCTTAA
- a CDS encoding toll/interleukin-1 receptor domain-containing protein, whose protein sequence is MNNSLLLSTLCFVSRTPMGDHQTSMLNLSAVSDVFISYSRKDKEFASRLEKALSAYKPPRDLKEATQHNLIVEDITGVEYHQSIGKHLKNSKKLIIICSPDARKSDFVNGEIQTFAKIHGAHNIIPILLSGIPNNEAKKPEQEDSKAFPESLCEVMEMPLATSYLGFDQRKDKINKGTFSGSWYTLLANIYDVSRSEIEQREKKRQVRKRNFLVSAAIVAIITLSGLSAWALFSRKEA, encoded by the coding sequence ATGAATAATTCCTTGTTATTGAGCACGTTATGCTTTGTTTCTCGCACACCAATGGGAGATCATCAGACATCGATGTTGAATCTTTCCGCTGTTAGTGATGTTTTCATAAGCTATTCGCGTAAGGATAAAGAATTTGCCAGTAGATTGGAAAAGGCCTTAAGCGCATATAAGCCTCCCAGGGATCTTAAAGAAGCCACGCAACACAATCTTATTGTAGAGGATATTACAGGTGTTGAGTATCATCAATCTATTGGAAAACACCTCAAAAACTCTAAAAAGCTTATCATTATCTGCTCTCCTGATGCCCGTAAAAGTGATTTTGTAAATGGTGAAATTCAAACCTTTGCAAAGATTCATGGTGCTCATAATATTATTCCAATTCTCCTCTCAGGTATTCCTAACAATGAGGCAAAAAAACCCGAGCAGGAAGATAGTAAGGCCTTCCCTGAATCGCTCTGTGAAGTCATGGAAATGCCACTTGCCACAAGCTATCTTGGATTTGACCAACGAAAAGACAAGATAAATAAAGGCACTTTCTCTGGTTCCTGGTATACACTCCTTGCCAATATCTACGATGTGAGCCGCAGTGAAATTGAGCAACGAGAAAAGAAAAGGCAGGTTCGCAAGCGTAATTTTCTGGTTAGCGCAGCTATCGTTGCCATAATAACCCTGTCTGGATTATCAGCGTGGGCATTATTTTCTCGTAAAGAGGCATAA
- a CDS encoding cysteine protease: protein MSETIKKYGMGWRRDYPEFRDYTIESSEVSLRHKRLEQKDPVKVILKKTGVVETAKASLPSSIDLRSWCSPIEDQETIGSCTAHAGIGIVEYFERRAFGRHIDASRLFLYKVTRNLLKWQGDTGAYLRTTMSALVLFGVPPEEHWPYRIADFEEEPSAFCYAYAQNYQAIKYYRLDPLGTSKDALLNRIKTNLAAGLPSMFGFTVYSSISQADTSGKIPYPVPNDDFAGGHAVVAVGYDDTIKIKNNNVGGVETTGALLIRNSWGTGWGESGYGWLPYDYVLKGLAVDWWSLIKNEWVDTGKFKL from the coding sequence ATGAGTGAGACTATTAAAAAATATGGAATGGGATGGAGGAGAGATTATCCTGAATTTCGTGATTATACAATAGAAAGTAGTGAAGTTTCTTTAAGGCATAAGCGATTAGAGCAAAAAGATCCTGTAAAAGTAATACTTAAGAAAACTGGAGTGGTAGAAACTGCAAAAGCAAGCCTACCATCTTCTATCGACTTGAGATCATGGTGTTCTCCTATTGAGGATCAAGAGACAATTGGTTCATGCACCGCACATGCTGGTATTGGGATTGTTGAGTATTTTGAAAGAAGGGCATTTGGAAGGCATATCGATGCTTCCAGACTATTTCTTTATAAGGTTACACGGAATTTATTAAAGTGGCAGGGAGATACCGGTGCATATCTTCGGACAACAATGAGTGCATTGGTATTATTTGGTGTTCCTCCAGAAGAGCATTGGCCTTATAGAATTGCCGATTTTGAAGAAGAGCCGTCTGCTTTTTGTTATGCATATGCCCAGAATTATCAGGCGATTAAATATTATCGGCTTGATCCACTTGGGACTTCTAAGGATGCATTGCTGAATCGAATTAAAACAAATTTAGCAGCAGGTCTTCCCTCTATGTTTGGGTTTACGGTTTATAGCTCAATCTCTCAGGCAGATACATCGGGAAAGATACCTTATCCGGTTCCCAATGACGATTTTGCTGGCGGTCATGCCGTTGTCGCTGTTGGTTATGATGACACTATAAAAATAAAAAATAATAATGTTGGAGGTGTAGAAACAACAGGAGCATTATTGATAAGAAACTCATGGGGGACGGGTTGGGGTGAGAGCGGTTATGGTTGGCTTCCTTATGATTATGTATTGAAGGGTCTCGCTGTTGATTGGTGGTCGCTGATAAAGAATGAGTGGGTTGATACGGGAAAATTTAAGCTTTAG
- a CDS encoding type II toxin-antitoxin system HicA family toxin, which produces MTSKFEKLLKRFLSKPKDFTCDELAKLLAGLGYEKTSTGKTAGSRVAFVNPETKHIIKLYRPHPGPERKRYQLDDIEETLRNKGAI; this is translated from the coding sequence CTGACGAGCAAGTTTGAAAAGCTACTGAAACGTTTTTTGTCAAAGCCGAAGGATTTTACTTGTGATGAGCTCGCAAAGCTTTTGGCGGGTCTTGGTTATGAAAAGACAAGTACAGGTAAGACGGCAGGGTCAAGAGTGGCTTTTGTAAATCCTGAGACGAAACATATCATTAAACTATATAGGCCACACCCAGGACCAGAGCGTAAACGGTATCAATTGGATGATATTGAGGAAACACTGAGAAACAAGGGGGCGATATAA
- a CDS encoding type II toxin-antitoxin system HicB family antitoxin has product MKDVLTYKGFIGSVHFSAEDKVFHGKIEGIDDLVTFEGRSVDELIKAFHEEVDDYIKLCKKMGKAPMRSYKGSFNVRIPPEMHRRVVETAIKKGLSLNQLVQKAIEKELVHKD; this is encoded by the coding sequence ATGAAAGATGTTTTAACGTATAAGGGTTTTATAGGGTCTGTCCATTTTAGTGCGGAGGATAAGGTATTTCACGGGAAAATAGAAGGAATAGACGATCTGGTAACCTTTGAAGGCCGCAGCGTAGACGAACTGATAAAGGCATTCCATGAGGAAGTAGACGACTATATAAAACTTTGCAAAAAGATGGGTAAAGCACCCATGAGGTCGTATAAAGGAAGTTTTAATGTCCGTATCCCGCCAGAGATGCACAGACGGGTAGTTGAAACAGCTATCAAAAAGGGTCTGTCATTGAACCAGCTCGTTCAAAAAGCTATAGAAAAAGAGTTGGTGCACAAAGATTGA
- a CDS encoding DUF4338 domain-containing protein, with protein MSLVAVKKVILRGDGEFISWESVETALEEGERQRAGCIKSLRELERKKHIVPPRSGNIRSKRSPRRLVEGVAEAKGIPGDVSEIRELRLIRVKTEEEMRIWNKLMVQGHPRGAGPLVGRQLYYLVKSEHGWLGGVGFSSSALHLEAC; from the coding sequence ATCTCCCTGGTTGCGGTAAAGAAGGTAATCCTTCGTGGTGACGGGGAGTTCATCAGTTGGGAGAGTGTGGAAACGGCTCTTGAAGAAGGAGAGAGACAACGTGCTGGCTGCATAAAATCGCTCCGGGAGTTGGAGCGCAAGAAACACATAGTTCCTCCCCGGTCTGGTAACATACGAAGCAAAAGAAGTCCGAGGCGTCTTGTCGAAGGGGTGGCGGAGGCGAAAGGGATACCCGGTGACGTTAGTGAAATAAGAGAATTGCGGTTAATCAGGGTAAAAACGGAAGAAGAGATGCGGATATGGAACAAGTTGATGGTCCAGGGTCATCCGCGGGGAGCCGGGCCATTGGTAGGACGGCAACTTTACTATTTGGTGAAGTCTGAACATGGATGGTTGGGAGGAGTAGGGTTTAGTTCTTCCGCGTTACATTTGGAGGCTTGTTGA
- a CDS encoding DUF2442 domain-containing protein, producing MYYDITEIKYIGEYKLKLTFENGKSGIVDFKDYIKEGSVYARFSDIEYFKQAYIHPELGVLCWPGDVDVAPETIYHEATGEPLPSWMETDEKTLTKKI from the coding sequence ATGTATTATGATATTACAGAAATAAAATATATAGGTGAATACAAACTTAAGCTCACATTTGAAAACGGGAAAAGCGGAATAGTTGACTTCAAAGATTACATAAAAGAAGGTAGTGTATATGCCCGCTTTTCTGACATTGAATATTTTAAACAGGCATATATACATCCTGAGTTGGGTGTCTTATGTTGGCCTGGAGACGTGGATGTGGCACCGGAAACTATCTATCACGAAGCAACTGGAGAACCGCTACCATCATGGATGGAAACCGACGAAAAAACATTAACGAAAAAGATTTAA
- a CDS encoding type II toxin-antitoxin system RelE/ParE family toxin, whose product MVIWSIPAKQDLKKIYDYIARDSKYYARKVSQGIVEKSELLHKFSKIGRIVPEIGETNIREVIVYSYRPTYEISPDKIEILALIHCKQDFSPAS is encoded by the coding sequence ATGGTAATCTGGTCTATTCCTGCAAAACAGGATTTGAAGAAGATATATGATTACATAGCAAGGGACTCGAAATATTATGCAAGAAAGGTTTCGCAAGGCATTGTAGAAAAATCTGAACTGTTACATAAATTTTCAAAAATTGGAAGAATTGTTCCCGAAATTGGCGAAACGAATATTCGGGAAGTGATTGTCTATTCATATCGTCCTACTTACGAAATATCACCCGATAAAATTGAAATTCTCGCACTAATTCATTGCAAGCAGGATTTTTCACCGGCAAGTTAA
- a CDS encoding DUF4160 domain-containing protein, whose translation MPEICRFFGIVISMFHKDHNPPHFHARYGNHKISINILDFSILNGYLPPRALGLIMEWAALHKDELLKNWEAVEQEKPLIKIEPLE comes from the coding sequence ATGCCGGAAATATGTAGATTTTTTGGTATTGTGATAAGTATGTTTCACAAAGATCACAATCCACCACATTTTCATGCTCGCTATGGAAATCATAAAATATCTATCAATATTCTCGATTTTTCAATTCTGAATGGATATTTACCACCAAGAGCACTTGGGCTTATTATGGAGTGGGCAGCACTCCATAAAGACGAACTCCTGAAAAATTGGGAAGCCGTAGAACAGGAAAAACCATTAATTAAAATTGAACCTTTGGAATAA
- a CDS encoding IS110 family transposase, with the protein MSYFVGIDLHSDNSYLGVIDKKDSRIFGKKLPNDLGMILKALEPFQKKIQGIAVESTYNWYWLVDGLQAAKYQVHLANPAEMQQYSGMKYTDDTWDSYWLAHLLRLGILPEGYIYPKEIRPIRDLLRKRTMLVRHRTAHILSLQNMVNRNTGRKVNVNDAKRLSEEKISEQLTDEHHKMAVQSDKAVIDFFHEQIDRIEKAVLKEVKLRYPYEELLTVPGIGKILGITIMLETGDINRFPTVSDYSSYCRCVSSQKISNGKKKGEGNKKNGNKYLAWAYVEAANFMVRYSEPARRWYQRKAAKTNKIVAIKALSNKIARACYFIIKDQTPFDPKKLFH; encoded by the coding sequence ATGAGTTATTTTGTGGGAATAGATTTACATTCGGATAATAGTTACCTGGGAGTGATCGATAAGAAAGATAGTCGGATATTTGGCAAGAAACTCCCCAATGATCTTGGCATGATCTTAAAGGCACTGGAGCCATTTCAGAAGAAGATACAAGGGATTGCGGTAGAGTCGACATACAACTGGTATTGGTTGGTGGACGGATTACAGGCGGCGAAATACCAGGTACACCTGGCCAATCCTGCGGAGATGCAGCAGTATAGTGGCATGAAGTACACGGACGATACTTGGGATTCCTATTGGCTGGCACATCTGCTGCGTTTGGGCATATTACCGGAAGGGTACATTTATCCGAAAGAGATAAGGCCGATACGGGATTTATTGAGAAAGCGAACCATGTTGGTACGGCACAGAACAGCGCACATATTAAGCCTGCAAAACATGGTGAATCGCAATACGGGAAGAAAGGTGAACGTCAACGATGCGAAGAGGCTGAGCGAAGAAAAGATAAGCGAGCAGTTAACGGATGAACACCACAAAATGGCCGTGCAGAGCGACAAGGCAGTGATAGACTTTTTCCATGAACAGATAGACCGGATAGAAAAGGCCGTACTGAAAGAGGTAAAATTACGATATCCGTATGAAGAACTGCTCACCGTACCGGGGATAGGCAAGATATTAGGGATAACGATCATGCTTGAGACAGGAGATATTAACCGGTTTCCCACGGTATCAGATTACTCCTCATACTGCCGGTGTGTATCGTCCCAAAAGATATCAAACGGGAAGAAGAAGGGAGAGGGGAATAAAAAGAACGGGAACAAATATTTGGCGTGGGCGTATGTGGAAGCGGCAAATTTTATGGTGAGATATAGTGAACCTGCCAGAAGATGGTATCAACGCAAGGCAGCGAAGACGAACAAAATCGTAGCAATCAAGGCATTGAGTAACAAGATAGCCAGGGCATGTTACTTTATCATAAAGGACCAAACACCGTTTGATCCGAAGAAATTATTTCACTAA